The following nucleotide sequence is from Salvia miltiorrhiza cultivar Shanhuang (shh) chromosome 7, IMPLAD_Smil_shh, whole genome shotgun sequence.
TTTAATTAGTGGGACATaatagtttttaatttatttataaccccaatattaaatataattgtaAAATTGCCACTaatatcaatttcaaattgattttcaattgaaaacaccttttttaatatagtatagatgttAAACTCATAAATCTCAATTTgatattaaaaatttacttGGAGATTAATAGATCATAATGAGAGATTAATCCTTGAATTGAGAATTACTAAaccctaataaaaaaaattataattaaattattattatgagtttttttttagaatgtataattatgagtttttttttagaatgtATAATTATGAGTTAGTAACCCCTAATTAAATCCAAATTAATCGTGAACTAATCCTCAAAAAATGACCATCATTATTAAATAAAGATTTGCGAACATCTACACGTACAATAGTTTTTGCATTTTCCTTTATGATTGATGTATATTTCACAAGTTACAAAAGATGTTTAGTGATGAATAGAGACGGCTATTCAGTCCAAAATTTGTGGGCTGGCTTGACTAGATCAATAATTTGAGAGGGTTAGAAAAATTTCAATCGATAAAATTACAATTCGAATAGCTCGTAATGGAATAGTCCGATACCCGATAGGATTGGCCCGAAAATAATTGAACCTTATAGAACTGAcccaaaaataatatattaacttgattatatgaaaatttgatttttaacttcattactttacttttgaaaattagtataataaatttctaactCAAAAAATTTCAACCCAATTAATTTGCacccgaataacccgataattcaatataattaaatcaaaatttgatgGGTTTGTCCGATTAACATCCATAGTAATAAGCATGTCAAATAGGAGTATGACTTTTTGCAACAAATTTTACAGTTTCATAGCACTCGTACTAAGATATTTGTAACATCTCGGAATttacaaaatttttttttttaaaattaaataatttaaaaaaagaaaaagaaaactacgactcaaaaataatttttgggTTCAATAGTACACTTTATTATATACTCCGTAATAATTAATTGGGTAATTTTATTCATAGTtctcattttactctttataaccttatatttatatataaagtaaaatataagataaatttttaattattaataattataaagtatAAAATGGGGGCTTATGAATAGAATAACCAAAATAACTAGGAGTAGAAAGCAACCACTTTGTCGATCAACCAAATAAAAATTTAGGCCATATTAGATATTGAGCAAGAAACGGAATCGATTGAAATCAAAGTAGGCCCACATCATAGATAAGCCCATTTGAAATTTTTCACCAATTCTCCTGAGCCGAATTTCCGAGGTGAGGCCCGATTTGTGTTGATAATACTAATACTAATCTAACAAAAACCACCCAACAAACAGGCATCATCTCGATTTCATGAATATCCAACAAattattacataaaaaaaaaagtggaagtcgaaaagaaaaattgaaaaaaaaaagggtaaaaAGTATGGTACAAGGGTATGGCTATTTCCTCCTGAGCATGGAAATACTATTGCCCTCAAAAAGCTTCTCAATCATGGTCTCAACATCCTCGGGCTGGTATTTGATGTACTTATCGGCCTGCCTGTGGTTGTCCATGTACTGGCGGAAGCGGCCGACGAAGGCGCGGTAGGCTGGAATCAAGACGGCCGATATGGATATCCGCAGCTCCGACTGCAGCTGCTCGTCGCTGACCACCCAGGTGGTCTGCGACCTGTATATCTCCTCGAAGGTGGTGGTGAAGATCTTGAACCTCTCCTTGATGAGCGGCTTGTTGGGCTTCCCGTTCACGACCAGCCCCTCCTGGTTCAGCGTCTGCAGCACCCTGTTCCACGTCTCCCGCTGGTAGTTCTTGTGGTACTGGCGCACCACCGTCGACCGCCGCCGGCACCACGTGTCCCCCATCACCTGCAGGATCTCGCTCGCCCCTTTCACCTTCTGCAGAATGTATCTCCCGTTGTTCATCAGGAATATGTACCGCAGCGCCGTGTCGCGGTACAGCTTCGACTTCTTGTCCAGATTCCCGTCCAGCAGGTCCATCACCGTCACCACCTGGATGGAGAACGCCGTGGTCCCCGCCATGGTTTCGAAGTTGTGAGGGCTCTCGCTCTCCTTCTCCAAATCCAGGCTCACGGCCACCGGGAATCTCCTCACCAGCTGCGTGTGCTTCTCGAATATCTTCTCCAGCGTGTCCTTGTAGTCGCACGTGTATTTCAGGTAATTCATGACGTAGCGCGTGAGCGGGTGCACTGCGCCGCCGGGCACCGGGGTCCTCGCCAAGTCGCCCTTGATCGAGTTCTCCAGATCGCAGAAGTTGCTCACCGCCGACTCTCCGATCCGGTCCACCGCGTCCGACACCTCATCGATCAGATCTCCCCAGCACGAGTCGCCCGTGATGGTGGGGACCAGGCACTGCAGCGCCTCGTACATGTCCAGGTATTTGAACAGCTTCTCCGCCGACCGCTTCGCCATGGCCGTCGCCTCCGCGAAGTCCAGGAGCTGGATCACCACCCCGCGGATTATGTTGCTCAGTGAGCTCCGGCAGATGGACGGGTAGTCGGCGAAGACGGCCTCGCCGAGGCGCTTCTCCCCCGGGAAGATGATCTCCGAGCAGGCTTTGACGACGTTGATCCACCGCGAGATCTCCGCCTCCAGCGTCTCCCACGCCGCCTTGGCCACGTCGTCCATGTTCCACATGATCTCGAAATCCATCCGCGCCATCTTCTTCCGGATGGCGTTCCGCCGCGAGATGTAGTACACCTGGCAGCACTCCGTCTCGTACCCCGCGGAGATCATGGTCGACGCGATCTCGTGCATCTTCGCCACCACCTCCGGCGAGTAGGCCGGATATTCTTCCGACTGCCCGGGATCCTCCAGTTCGCAGTAATCCTGTTGACTCTTCAAACTGCAAGACGACAATCTGAGCACAATCTCAGCATCCGCATCGCTCCTCGAATCCTCCAACAAGGCGCGGAATTCCTCCTCCAGAAACACCATGGCGTGCTGCAGCGCCGCGCTCGTCTGATTCATCGACGGGTTCACGTTCGAATCCGCCGGGAACTCGCTCAACGCGTTCGTCAATTTGGAGATGCGCCGGACGGAGTGGATGAACAGCAAATCGTCCTCCGTCATCTTGCCGAATCTCGTGCCGGTGTCGCTGGATTTTTTGTATTTCTTCACTCTTGATTCGATGATTTTGGAGAAGGTCTCGATGAAATCAGGAATTTCCGGTGAGTCGGACGATTTGTCGTCGATTGCGGCGATCGTAGTGATGAATTGATCAACATTGTGCGCGATTTCATGGGTGTGATGCGCAGAATGTTGATCGCATGCATCGTCGTTGGATAGATCAACCGAATTTTGGGGGTTGGGGCTGGTTGTAATTTGGGATATTTTGCTCAAACTGTTGTGTTTCTGGAGATGGGCTTCTTCCATTGATTTTCGATCTGTTACCGTTTTCCAGTTTTGTGTTAACTAATTTCCGTTATTTTTTCTGTCTTTTGTGTAATTAATGAGAAGAAAAGCAGAGGGGTGTGGGAAATAGAGGGTCTAGGGAGAAGCATCATTTTTGGACATTACAACTGAATATTGTTTcatttttatgtttaattttttcaagTTTTACGTTTCAAAATTTTGGGATGTTGGTTGGTGGAGGTGAGGAGTGCTCACCACGACTTCACTAAGTGTGGCCATCCATAACTTCACATCTCTTATGGAATAATAGAATTAATTTGGAAACCTATAAACAGATCATCATTCATGTTTTTATCAAACTTGAGGCATCAAAAACAATTTCTTACCAAAGACATCTTTTATTCAGTCTCATCTTAATCAAGATTATAATTGAGGCCAACCCTTCTTGCAGTGAGACAAAGGCGTAGGGAGcctaatattaataatatattattaatttataaaaaatactccattcgtccatgaaagaactttctaggagggagtgacacgggttttaaaaaaaaatattgttgaatgtattgagagtgaataaaaggtagttgagtgtattgggagtggtgaaaatgtgttataattaatattgggagttatgaaaagtgaaaagtaagaggattataagtggtggggtatagtccaaaaataagcatgaagttcttttgtggacgtcccgaaaaggaaagataggaagttctttcgtggacggaaggagtatatattCGTCTTCTTCTAAATTCTAACTGCTAGCCTCTCAATTCTGTCTCGACATGTCGTCTCAATTCTCTTGACTGATCTCTCATCTCTTGTTCTATGAGTGTTGTCATGGGAGTTGCAGGCACAACACTTGAAAGAATTGCAGTTGAAGAAAGACATATAATACCATCATTTATCTAGTTTTTCTTGTAACAAGAAATATGAACAACTTTATAGCatggatcaaagattaaaaaaaaggaattaAGGTCTTGGAGGATGAGTATGATGCCATTCCCATGAACTAACTACTGCAAATGCGGCCGTTGTGCTAAGCTGTTCCCATTAAGAATTACTTCATTTTCAAGATTATAGCTCGCTTCTGTATGAAAATGTTGAGTTTCATCATCGATATTAATTATTTGTACAATACACATGGAAAGTACTACTAGTTTTAACTCATAAATCAAATGTataataattcagaatttaaaatgaaaacaaggCAAATGAAATTACAGAAACTCGTATACgcagaaataaaatataattgggAGGACTAGACCTTAGAGTTATAAACTTATAGGGGTATGAGTATGAAGTTTCACGAAACAAGTATATGAGTTTTGTAACTCAGTAGTATAAGATCCTAAATATATTCACGAAACTGGGCCTCAAATCATATTTTACATGACGAAACACAAAAGATGCACCCAATTTGGGAATGTGCTGAGACATTGATGGATCCACATAATTTATCAATTCTTACAAAACACAGTGCAATATCAACTACTAAAAGTAGGGTGATTAATGTCTACAATTCATACGACACAACCGTACCATTGAAATTTCTATTTATCTATTAAAGAATGGTGATTCAATACAGTCCCTTACTTCTCACTATTGTAGCCCCTTattgcaaaaaataataaaaatattaatatatgtacTATTTTGTCCTTATACTCTCCAAATTGAATTTACCACAAATATAACTGAAAAAAATGAGTTTAACAAAAACATATAGCCCCATCTTAAAAAATGTGTAGCCCCAAAAATCGGATGGGCAAAATGCTCAGGTCTTGttcttttttcatatatataattgtgGTTTGTGGagaatttgttattttttgtattgtTTTGAATTATGACTTGTAGGGATGAAatagtataattattaataatatttttattatttatttaattaagtggttatagtgaaaaaaaaatagagactATGTTTTGAATGTCCCTAAATGAAACACAGGCTCGTACTCTTATCTTTTGAGTTTTACCCAAATTACTATCAATCAGCGGTCCCCATCTCCTCCAAGCCCATCGTATCGTTATCATAATCATATAAAAGAACTCATTTGATACGAGGGATTAGAGTGTACAATATcttatttgttaaaaaataatatgaaatacacaattttttaaaaattaaaaattcaaaaatattataataatttaaggGATTTTGTATACAACCTATGAATGTGGTATActtaatacaaataataattataactatcattaattttatataatcttaatacatcaTGCCAAACAACATAATTTTACAGATATTTTAATGCATTCTACCAAACATtatattaatatgatatatagTAAAAGACATCTCAGTCAAATATATCACATCTTATCTcatacgtgtgtgtgtgtgtgtgtatatatataggaagggGCTAGGCTATAAATCCATCTTAAAATATCAAATACAAACCATTAAATTCTATGTACAATACGTTTGAACTcgttgaaaattaaattttttgctccttatgaaattcgaactccatgaattcatccaacaaagtcATGAATCCacatgatctaagggctaaaaatgattaatattttatattttaaaatgagtttttatttcagctcatctcatatatatatatatatatagagagagagagagagaggttcaagTAAGAATGACTAAATAATATAAGAATGGAGAACCGTTATTTAGCAATTTAATCATTAAGATGTACGGTGGATGCATTATCTTGATAAATGAATGCAGAACGGAGATTGTCGgctgagaagagagagagagacgcgtagagagagggagagttgTGCGAGAATAGAGAGGGATTAGGGTTAGAGCAAGGTAGTATCTGAAGTTTTAATCGGTGATTCAGAAGCGTGGGGCACATAAATGAAAAGATTTGAAGTTTCAATTGGTTTCATCACGCCGAATATGAGTAGACTAGGGTTTGGAGGAAGGGAGATTGTCggttgagaagagagagagagagagagagagagagagagagagacgcgtACAGAGAGGGAGAGTTGTGCGAGAATAGAAAGGGATCAGGGTTAGAATAGGGTTGATTAGGGATTTAATTAGAGTCCCTAATTCCTTCTTTTTTTGGAaacccaccacttataataggATGGCCAAAGTGGTATAGAtgccacttataatgggacggatggagtacatcTTTTGGGGTTGATTCCAATTGGAGAAGTGTTCTACACTCTCCAAATTTCTAGATTGACCCTTTTGATCCTCGAAAGATCTTAGGACTGGGAGATACGAATTTTTGAATACAACCCATCAACCTAGCCCAAATCTAAAAACCTGAAATTTTCAGAATTTTTGTTATCAAGAGCCCATTTTTGAGGAGTCGTGACTTATTCGTTTGAACTCCGATTTagtcgattcaaattggagattATAAGTTGTACTAATATCTAGTTTCCATAATGATCACTGGAGTCTCCATTTGAGCTTTGAATCGATACCTATTTAAAATTAGTATCTTGAAGCTAAAGTTTTATCAAAATTTTCTAAGTATGAACTTCATTTTTCAAATAATCAAGTGTTTAAGTCAAGTTAGCAACTATGTGGCACTGTGATGCATGTTTATGTGCAAAGAACTAAGAAGAGCATGAAATTTGTTTAATCTAGTAAAGACATCAAGATAGGTGAAATGATGTGAGCCTATGTGTTGAAATGGAGattaaaaatgattaaaatgtAAGATCAAGACTTGATTTTGTAATAATAAATCGAGGAATAGGTAGACCTAGAAAACCTTAGATATACAAcggaaaccgttatctatggcATGAGCTAAGACTTAAGATTTGTCTTGTAGGACTTGATATTCAAGGCGGTGGACCATCATATATAAGCTCAGTTTTACCACACAAGTTCAACGAGAGGATTATATTTGTAAAGTAAGTTTGGGTTAGTAAGCCCACACTTTTAAAGTTATAAATGTATATGTTATGTTTTATGAATCCACGATAAATATTTTGTTCGGTTGTTACATATTAATCAGTTGGATTTACTTGGGAAGATGATCAGCTCTGACTCCAACAAGGGATTAAGGTGTGTACACAAGAAAAGTCTAGTCATGAGCTGACTCATCAGGGTCCCCCATGTCTAGCACCAAGGTATCACCGAACACAGTTAAAATGCGCATTTATCAAGAGCCTTGGCTCACAGTTCAAGTTTTTGGATTTATAGTACTCTATTCGTCCACGATAAGAGTTgtctttttgtcattttcgtttgtccacaataagtgtggtatttctattttgggacataTATCATTATACTTTACCCCATTCACacataatatttacaaaaaccTCATCTCACAAACCATTTCTTTCTTACCTAACAAATCAACTTGATGGATCGTTTATTCTCTTTATACACATCTcccaatattttcttaaaatttccGTCCTTTCATCcacaccacacttatcgtggacgAATTTAGTAACTGTTTTTTAAAGTGTTGCTATATTTCCTGAGAAGGCATGCGATTCACTAAGAAATCTTTAAACTTgatttaaagaaaaatgagcaTT
It contains:
- the LOC130995669 gene encoding exocyst complex component EXO70B1, whose translation is MEEAHLQKHNSLSKISQITTSPNPQNSVDLSNDDACDQHSAHHTHEIAHNVDQFITTIAAIDDKSSDSPEIPDFIETFSKIIESRVKKYKKSSDTGTRFGKMTEDDLLFIHSVRRISKLTNALSEFPADSNVNPSMNQTSAALQHAMVFLEEEFRALLEDSRSDADAEIVLRLSSCSLKSQQDYCELEDPGQSEEYPAYSPEVVAKMHEIASTMISAGYETECCQVYYISRRNAIRKKMARMDFEIMWNMDDVAKAAWETLEAEISRWINVVKACSEIIFPGEKRLGEAVFADYPSICRSSLSNIIRGVVIQLLDFAEATAMAKRSAEKLFKYLDMYEALQCLVPTITGDSCWGDLIDEVSDAVDRIGESAVSNFCDLENSIKGDLARTPVPGGAVHPLTRYVMNYLKYTCDYKDTLEKIFEKHTQLVRRFPVAVSLDLEKESESPHNFETMAGTTAFSIQVVTVMDLLDGNLDKKSKLYRDTALRYIFLMNNGRYILQKVKGASEILQVMGDTWCRRRSTVVRQYHKNYQRETWNRVLQTLNQEGLVVNGKPNKPLIKERFKIFTTTFEEIYRSQTTWVVSDEQLQSELRISISAVLIPAYRAFVGRFRQYMDNHRQADKYIKYQPEDVETMIEKLFEGNSISMLRRK